The Leptospira kirschneri serovar Cynopteri str. 3522 CT genomic sequence TTACCATTTTGTAATGGATTAGATGTGGCGTCATATCGTTTCTGAAGCAAACTTCCAGTAGAAGACAACGAATTTGAATTTGGATCAAAAACCTCCGCTTCCGAATGAACAATGTTGGAGGTTCTTCCGCCTGCAATCAAAACGTATCCATTATTTAAAACCGTGCCGGTATGAAATTGTCTGCTTACGGACATTTTAGAACTGATCTCCGTAAACGTAGAATCTAAAATCTGAATAGAATCGGAAGTACCATCTTCGTTGGAACCGCCAGTAATAAAAATTCTTCCGTCTTGTAAAACGTTAGCCGTAAAAGATCGAAGAGGTTTTCTTAAAGAAGGTCCTGCAGATAAAAGACCTGTAACCTCGTCGAATCTTTCGGTTTCGGAAAGAGTAGAAAAAGAATTTGTAGTCGAAGAATAATTCACTCCTCCGATCAAAATAGGATTTCCCATGTTGGGAACAAGGGCTGAAAAATTATATCTAGGTTGGAGCAGATTTCCTTTTAAAGAAAAAGTTTTGCTAACAGGATCATAGACTTCTACGGGAAGAATCCCGTTTCCGGAAATTGGATCGACCCCTCCGGCGATCAATACTTTTCCGTCGGATAATAAGACGGACTGATGTCTACATCTTGCGATATTTAAATTTCCTGTCCAAGTGGAAGTTTGGGTTTGTGGATCAAAAATTTCCGTTTTGTTTGTAGCCGGAGAATCCGAAAGACATCGACCGCCGGTAATTAAAATCGTTCCGTCTTGAAGTAGAGTGGCCGAGTGTAAATTTCTAGGCATCAGAAGATTTTGGGTCGAGTTTTGAAACGTATTCGAATTTGGATCGTAGATTTCGATCTGATCCAATAAATACGATTCAATATAAGGATAATAACCTCCTGTGATAACAACTCGTCCGTCTTGTAAAATAGAAGAAGTATGATGATACCTCGGAAAATTGAGAGAATTCTGAACGAAAGAAAAACCTCGAGTAGCCGGATCGTATAACTCAGCTGAATTTAAATATGGATTTGAGTTGCTGAAAAGGATTGCAAGAAAACCTAAAGGAGCTTTAGAGATTTTGTCGTCCGTATGGTGCAATAAACAACCGGAAATAAAAAAGAATAAAATAAAACAACTAATTCCGAAATAGAACCGCAGGTTTCCTAATCTGTAAGACATAGAAACAAGGTTTGTCTTCTAAAAGAACAACACAATCAGAATTTACAATCAAATGGATTGGATTCTTGTTGTTGAAAAAATTTTATAGTGAAGGTTCGTAAAATTGCTTCAATTGTCCATTTAAATAAAACTGAAACAGATCAAGAATTAATTTTTTAACAACTCGATTGCTCAGAACTATATAATAAAAAATTCAATCGTTTACATTTCAATAGTGCTAAATTCAGTGTAAGAAAGATTGGGCGAATCCGAACCGTGTTTTTTAGCTACAGTCAATAATTGTATGAAAGAAATGTAATGTACCATTTCATTTTAAGTTACGATTTCAAACGTGATCTGTCGAGCGCCAATAGAAGCGAGACGCTTTAGTTTGAGAGAACCGTTCTGTTGAGTTTCTCTACGCTCAATCGCTTTCGCATAGAATTCTATCAAACTTACGTTAAGCGACACTTTAATAGCGACTTTACGGGAAGTAGGGATCATTAAATGTTGTATCAAAGAATTTCAAAATTCTGGATCTAAATGTGAATTTGTCTTTAGAGAATATAAAACTTTAGTATAAAAAATAAATAAACTTGTTTGTGAGCGTTGCTATACTTTATTACTGATCTCTATAAAATTGAGTCCCGTTAATTCTATCACAAAACGCTGATTCCATGTAAAATATGAGGTAATTTATTATATAGTTAATGAGTAAGAAGTTTAAAAAGATTTTTTTGAGGTTTTGAACAAATTCTAAAGAATCAATAACGTTACCGAACTCGGTACTAACTTGACCTGGAGAAATGGAAAAATAATCTAGAAGGAATCTTCTCCTTTTTTAGGAAAATAGAATGAAACTGACTTCAATTATATTATTTTTTGCGATATTTATTTCCACGGGTTGTCAAACGGAAAAGTTTTATTGGAAACAGGAAGTGGAAAAACCTGGAAGAGTTCCAACTTATAGCGTTTACAGACATTTTTTTATCTGGGGTTTAGCACAATCCGAAGATCTGAACCTCAAGGATGCTTGTAAGGGAAAGGAAGTTTCCTACGTGGAAACTAAATACACCTTTCTTTCTTTGTTGGTGATTGTACTTACTTATACGTTATATTCTCCTAAACTCACGAACGTTTATTGTGAGTTGGAATGAGAATATTCTTAAAATTTTTACTCTTACTTTTTTTTCCGATCTCGGTACTGTTTGCGGGCGATTCTAAATGGATAATAGCGCCTAACGTTCAATACAATCAGGGTAGATTAATTTTTGAAACTGGTGGAGGCAATCTGATTCCTTCTTCCGATGATCATAGTTATGGCAGTGGTTCAAGACTGACTTATGCAAGGCAATATCCGCTCTTAGGTGTTAGTGCGATTTATATCAAAAAGAATTGGGAATTTCAACTTCAAGGACATTCCACCCTCGGTTATCGAAACTCAGGAAATTTTAGAGACGAAGATTTTTATATGTTCACGCCTTCACTTTATTCCAATCGATTTACACACTACGGTCCGCTTTACGGCTACGATCCGATTTGGGGGAATAATCGACTTACTCGGTTTTCTGGGACTAGCAATTGGTCCGATTTTGATTCTTCTTTAAAAGCGAACGATTCGATTGTTGGGTTTGATGTGAGATATTTTCCGAGTGGGGGTTCTCCTAATCCGAACGTCAAAGGTTTTGGTCTTTTTGTAATCGGAGGATATTCTTATGAATATTTAAAATTTATTGTAAACGGGTCTTCTGGTTCACAATTGAGTTCTGGAAAGATTTACTTGGGTTATTTAAACGGAGAAAGTATTTCTTATTCCAATTCTATCAACGAGATCAAATACGGTATCGGTACTCAAACTAATTTTCAAAGATGGGGATTAGAAGTTTCATTCAGTTTCATTTCTTCGGAAATCAAATCTAGAGACTTTCATCGGTATCGAACCCTTACTTTTTTGGAATCCGCTTATGGGAAAGGATGGACTCATACGATCAAATTTAACTATAAACTTTCAGAAAATTTAATTTTGAATTTAAATTGGACGGAATCTTTTAGGGAATTTGAAGGTAAGTCGCATGTTAAAGCGGGACTTGGGCCTGAATCTTGGTACGCTGGACTTATATCTTTCAATCAACAGTATTGGCTTTACTCCGTTCAAAATCAAGTATCACTTGGAATTTCTATTTTTCTTTTTTAAACTCTACTTTGAAACTGAAACGGTTTCTTGAACCTAAAAGTTATTTTATGTTTTTAGAATATAGAAGTTATTACATTGAAAAACTTTTTGCAATTGTGGGAACTCTCACAAAACGCAACTTTACGTGTTGATCTTGCAATTGTGGGAACTCTCACAAAACGCAACTTTACGTGTTGATCTTGCAATTGTGGGAACTCTTACAAAACGCAACTTTACAGGTTGATCTTGCAATTGTGGGAACTCTCACAAAACGCAACTTTACAAGTTGATCTTGAAATTGTGGGAACTCTCACAAAACGCAACTTTACAAGTTGATCTTGAAATTGTGGGAACTCTCACAAAACGCAACTTTACGGGTTGATTTTGCAATTGTGGGAACTCTTACAAAACGCAACTTTACAGGTTGATTTTGCAATTGTGGGAACTCTTACAAAACGCAACTTTACAGGTTGGTTTTGCAATTGTGGGAACTCTTACAAAACACAATTTTACAGGTTGATCTTGAAATTGTGGGAACTCTTACAAAACACAATTTTACAGGTTGGTTTTGCAATTGTGGGAACTCTTACAAAACACAATTTTACAGGTTGATCTTGAAATTGTGGGAACTCTTACAAAACGCAACTTTACAGGTTGATTTTGCAATTGTGGGAACTCTTACAAAACTTAGGTTTGTCTGTAAAATGAAGTGGAACTACTGGTAAATCCACGATTTGTGAGAGTTCCCACAGATTAAGTCGCATTACAAAATTTTAAACATTTATTTTTTATGGAAAAATCAGGTCTTATAAAACGAATCTTACGCCCAGTTCAACGTTACTCAGAATATAATAAATGTGAGTTCGACCTAATAAAACCAGGACGAATCCAGCTTGCTACAGGTAACCGGGCCGGGCTCTTTAGTTTTGGTCAGTAAATTGCATACATGGAACAACAATCGTCTTTAGTTTCAATAAAGAAGTGAGACGGCTTTAGTTTGAAAGAGTGTTCTGCTGAATTCCCACGTCTTAATCGTTTTCGCATAGGATTCTATCAAACTTACTTGAAGTGTCACTTTGTGATGAACATTCAGGCACTCAATTTTACAGAGATGAGTAAATTGATTTTGTATAATACAAGCCGTTTAAAAATTATAATTTTATAATATAATTCTACCGGAATATGATTTTTATTATGAGAAATTTTATCCCGGATTATGACTCTTTACGGTTTACTAAACTCTATAGGACAAAATGTCTATAATTTTGCATCCGAAACGGAAAAACGTTTCAAAATATATATGATCACAGTGTAGAAATTGAATAGGATGTATTTCGTTTTATAGAAAATGTTTCTACGATTTTGGAAATTTTTTTCCTAATTAAAAAAATGCCTATTCTTGGAAATAAATTTCCAAAGAGAAATCGAAATTTTTGGAAATAAATTTTTGAAGATTGTGGTAAAAAATCTAGACTGTTTTTTTCAAATTAGAGTATAATACGAAAACTTATCCATAGGACGTTCAATGGGAGTTACTATGATTCGATTAACAATTGTGTTTTTGGTTTTAATCTTTTTCAACGTTTGTAAACCTAAGACCGTCGAAAGTTCGGACGCAGTAGTCACTTTTCTCAAAGGAAAAGCTTCCATCATAGAAACGGGTAAAGAACTTTCGATCTATACAAATGTAACTGAAAGACAATCTGTAAAAACTGAGTCGGAGGCTGTATTAGATCTTACCTCTAAACTAGGAAGTTTTCGACTATTGGGAGGAAGTACCGCAACCATAGCAGCTCTCAATTCTGAGAGTGCTTCGTTTCAAGTCTCCGAAGGAAACGTATTGATCAAGGCGGGTAATCTTGCAAAAGGACAAAGCCTTATTGTACATACTCCTACCGTGGTTGCAGCCGTTCGAGGAACTCAGTTTTGGGGAAGAGTGAATGGTAAAGATGAGACCGGAACGTTTGCGGTTCGAGAAGGAGCCGTTGAAATTACCCGCAAGTCTGATGATGCAAAAATTTTAATTGAAGCAGGCCAGGCCTTGGATCTTAAACCGGGTGATAAGTATTTAAAAGTAAGAGTCGCAGCCAAAGAAGAATTAGCAGCGATGGAGCAAATCGACCAAATGAAATGATTTCCTGAATTCCCGAATCTTCGTTTTTAAGTGCCGGATTTCCAAGTGAATCCGGTTTTTTTTTGTGTGCAGGAATATCGATTTTTTCAATCTATTCTAAAAAAGAATCGGGACCTATAGGAATGGAAGAAAAGATTACATATAAAAATGCCGGAGTGGATACCGAAAAAGGAAGAGAGTTCGTACAAAAAATCAAACGTAACGTAGAATCCACTCAGGGGCCGAGAGTAATCGGCGGTCTGGGCGGTTTTGCAGGGGCTTATGACGTAAGCGTTCTTAAAAAATATA encodes the following:
- a CDS encoding putative porin, which encodes MRIFLKFLLLLFFPISVLFAGDSKWIIAPNVQYNQGRLIFETGGGNLIPSSDDHSYGSGSRLTYARQYPLLGVSAIYIKKNWEFQLQGHSTLGYRNSGNFRDEDFYMFTPSLYSNRFTHYGPLYGYDPIWGNNRLTRFSGTSNWSDFDSSLKANDSIVGFDVRYFPSGGSPNPNVKGFGLFVIGGYSYEYLKFIVNGSSGSQLSSGKIYLGYLNGESISYSNSINEIKYGIGTQTNFQRWGLEVSFSFISSEIKSRDFHRYRTLTFLESAYGKGWTHTIKFNYKLSENLILNLNWTESFREFEGKSHVKAGLGPESWYAGLISFNQQYWLYSVQNQVSLGISIFLF
- the lsa19 gene encoding adhesin Lsa19, which translates into the protein MGVTMIRLTIVFLVLIFFNVCKPKTVESSDAVVTFLKGKASIIETGKELSIYTNVTERQSVKTESEAVLDLTSKLGSFRLLGGSTATIAALNSESASFQVSEGNVLIKAGNLAKGQSLIVHTPTVVAAVRGTQFWGRVNGKDETGTFAVREGAVEITRKSDDAKILIEAGQALDLKPGDKYLKVRVAAKEELAAMEQIDQMK
- a CDS encoding Kelch repeat-containing protein, whose amino-acid sequence is MSYRLGNLRFYFGISCFILFFFISGCLLHHTDDKISKAPLGFLAILFSNSNPYLNSAELYDPATRGFSFVQNSLNFPRYHHTSSILQDGRVVITGGYYPYIESYLLDQIEIYDPNSNTFQNSTQNLLMPRNLHSATLLQDGTILITGGRCLSDSPATNKTEIFDPQTQTSTWTGNLNIARCRHQSVLLSDGKVLIAGGVDPISGNGILPVEVYDPVSKTFSLKGNLLQPRYNFSALVPNMGNPILIGGVNYSSTTNSFSTLSETERFDEVTGLLSAGPSLRKPLRSFTANVLQDGRIFITGGSNEDGTSDSIQILDSTFTEISSKMSVSRQFHTGTVLNNGYVLIAGGRTSNIVHSEAEVFDPNSNSLSSTGSLLQKRYDATSNPLQNGKVFILGGRSSY
- a CDS encoding Bor family protein produces the protein MKLTSIILFFAIFISTGCQTEKFYWKQEVEKPGRVPTYSVYRHFFIWGLAQSEDLNLKDACKGKEVSYVETKYTFLSLLVIVLTYTLYSPKLTNVYCELE